Genomic DNA from Pistricoccus aurantiacus:
CTCGTTGCTGTGGAGCCTGAACCTCCACACCTTAGGGCCAAGTGAGCTTGGACAGCTAGTATCAGACCATCACTTCGCACGTGAGGGGAGTCGAATTACTGTAACGACTGACGAGGCTGACGTATCCGCGTTCGTGAAGCTCTTCATCGAGGCAGGGGCGAAGGTCGAAGTTTTCTCGGCGCACGACTACCCGACCGATTCAGACGATGCCAACTGACAGGGAAAACGCCGATGCCTGAAGCAAATTGGGATGTGTTCAGCAAGTTGCCCGGAGCAGCGGACGAAAACTTTGAGAAGCTTTGCCGTGCTCTAGTGCGCCAACACTACGGACGCTTTGGTCGCTTCAAGCAACTCGCAAACCAGCCTGGTGTGGAGTTCCACCTTGAACTGACAGAGTCTTGTGATCTCGGAGCACCGCCACGCTGGATTGGTTGGCAATGCAAATGGTATGAGCTGGCGAACGGACAAAACTTGGGTGCTACACGCCGCAGAAAGATCATCGAGGGCATGGAGAAGACGCGCAAGCATGTCCCAGGTGTGACCGATTGGAAGCTTTGGACACGCCACACGCTAACAAAGGAAGACCAAGAGTGGTTCTTTGCGCTTGAGAAAGAACGCTTCCCTGAGTTGAAGCTGGAGCTGCTGACAGCAACGGACATCGAAGACCTCTTGGTTGGGCCTGGAGCACTACTTCGGGAAACCTACTTCGGTGAGCTCGTTCTGACGCCTGCACTGCTTGCTGAGCAACACAGGCTCGCTGCGGCTCCATTCAACCGCCGATACCAGCCGGAAGTTCATGTGGTTGTTGGGGCAGAGGAGAAGATACTCAGGCATCTGGGTGGCCAGAGTGCGTGGGACTCACTGGAGAAGCTCTCAAGTGCCCTCAAGACAAATTGCGCGGCCATTGCTTCGATCACGGGGCAACTCAAAACCGAACTCAAGGCCGAAGTCGACTCGCTTCTGGCTCGAGCTACCGGGTTGGCTGACCTGCTCGATAGCCTGCATGCTGCGCTCGGCACGGGCGACTTCGACGCTATACAGCAAATACTAGCAGCGAATCTGTCGCAGCCGGTGCGCTACGACAGGCTGCTCTCGAAGCTGCGTGGGGCGCGTTCAGGTGGAGCACCGTTAACCGCGAATCTGGTCGCGGACATCCACGCAGTTGCGTCGGCACTGCGCAGGCTGGAGCGGTCGATCGGCGTTCGAACCGTGGCTGTGCTTGCAGCTGCAGGCGAAGGAAAATCTGAGCTTGCCGTCAAGGTGACACAGCCGGACGGAGACCTTCCCGGTGGTGTTTTGCTGCTGGGAAAAAACCTTCATGCAGGCCAAGGGCTTGACGATCTTGTGTCTGCCTTCAAGATTTCTGGTAGGCCGGCGGAGAGCTTCAATCGGCTGGTTGAGGCCGTAGATGCGGCGGGGCAGCGCGCGGGCAAGCGCCTCCCTATTGTCATTGACGGCCTGAATGAGGCAGAAGATCCGAGAAACTGGAAGGATGAGCTCGCGCGAGCGGAAGAGCTACTGAAGGACTTTCCGTACGTCTTGCTGGTTGTCACTCTACGCAATGAGTTCGCGCAAATGTGCCTGCCGGCGGAATTTCCTCAACTTGAGCACAACGGGTTCCAGGAAGACCCACAGGCGGCTATCGACAAATACTTTGAGTACTACAAGATCGACGCCACCGACGCAGATCTGCCAATCGAGTTCTTGCAAAACCCATTGACGCTAAGAATCTTCTGCGAGGTGGCGAACCCTCGTCGCCAGAACCTTGTCGGGGTGGAGGCACTGCCCAGCTCTCTTGCAAGCCTGTTCGAAGAGCACTTTAACAGAGTTGCCGCACGAGTCGCTGAGCTTTCATTGACGGCGCATCGCATTTATCAGGATGAAGTGCAAGATGCTCTGCTGACGATCGCGAGACTCCTCTGGGAGAGCAACGCGAGAAGCGTGGAGTTCAATGCTGCACGGACGGCAGTCCGAGACATGGGCTGGGATGCCAGTGTCATTCGTGCGCTGGAATCTGAAGGTGTTCTCGTTCGAACAACTTCTGAAGAAGGCGGTCAAGGAATCGCGTTTTCATATGACCTTATGGCCGGCCATATGATGGCGAGACAACTGCTTGATAGGCCGGCCTTGGCGCAGTGGCTGCAAAGCGATGAAGGACGCGCACAGTTCCAATTCCGTGAGCCTGGATCGCATACCTTCGCCTTTGACGTGTTCCGGGCTCTGGTTGGCCTGTATCCGCAACGCCTTGGCAGGCATCAGCTTTGGCAAGACTTGTCGGACGAGAATCTCGTCATGAACGCTCTATTGTTGACAGCGCAATCAGATCCAAGGCACATCGGGAGGGATACGGTAGAACGGTTCGCGCACGCAATGCAACAGTCGAAACGGTTCGCACAGATTGCCTTCACGAGACTTCGAGCCACTAGGGCAGCGCGGGCGCATCCGTTTGATATGGACTTCTTGCACGGTGTGCTCTTGTCCATGCCCAATACGCAACGCGATCTATTCTGGACTGAGTGGGTGCGCGAGAGGTCTGAGGAAGTCGAAGACGATTTCAAATTCTTGGCATCTAGATGGAAATCGGGTGATCTAGACGAGCGAGAGATTCGGCGGGCACGCTGGGTGATGTGGACGCTGACGTCAACGTCCAGAAGTCTGCGCGACGTGGCTACCAAGACTCTGTACGAATTCGCCTGCAAGCGACCCTCGGAGTTTTTCCGGCTGGCAGTAGAGGCTATTGCCGTTTCAGACCCATACGTCCCCGAACGGATGTTCGCGGCGGCTTACGGTGCGGCGCTGACCATCTGGTCAGATATTAATGCTGTGGAGATGCGTGAGGCACTGCCTAGAGTTGCTCGTGAGATTTATCAAGCGATGTTCGCGCCAGGCGCGACGTTTCCTACTTGGCATGCCCTGTATCAGCAGTATTGTCTGGGAATAATTGCCATCGCGAGGATGGTTGATCCGGCTTGCTTGTCTGAGGACGACGCAGCTTACCTCCTTCCACCGCTTAGCCATCTGCCCAGTCCGTTTGAGAACATGCCGCAGTATGACCCGACGGTAATCGAGCGTGCAAAGCGTGCGGCGATTCGGATGGACTTCGGCAACTACACGATAGGAAGGCTGATTCCAGGCCGACGGAATTACGACGACAGCAACCCAGAGTACCAGCGGGTGCTGCCGACAATAGTTTCGCGAATGCTGGTGCTTGGCTATGACCCCGAGAAGTTCGAGGCTGTTGATCGGCAAATGAACTCCGGGCCTCGTATTGGAGGTGATAAGCACAAGGTCGACCGATACGGGAAGAAGTACGGCTGGATCGCCTACTTTGAGATGTGGGGTGTCCAGTACGCTCAGGGCCTCCTTGCCGAGGAACGCAGCGCTCGCCCCTCAGATGCGGACATCGACCCGTGAACCGCCCCGGGTTTTGAGGAGGCTCCAGCATCTGAGAGAATGGAGCCATGAACAAGTCAAACAAGTTTTCCCCTGAGGTTAAAGAGCGCGCTGTCCGGCTAGTGCAGGAGCATCGTGACGAGTACCCGTCGCTGTGGGCGGCTGTGGAGTCTATAGCCCCCAAGATTGGCTGTGTACCACAAACGTTGCTGGAATGGGTCAAGCGTGCCCAGATCGATATCGGTGAGCGCCCTGGAACAACCACCGCCGAGACACAACGCATGAAGGACCTGGAGCGTGAGAATAAGGAATTGCGGCGCGCCAATGACATCCTTCGCACGGCCAGCGCTTTTTTCGCCCAGGCGGAGCTCGACCGCAAGCTGAAGTCGTAAACACCTACATTGATCAGCATCGGGATACCTACGGGGTCGAGCCGATCTGCAAAGTATTGCAGATTGCCCCGTCGGCCTACCGGCGTCATGCGGCCCGGCAGCGCAATCCGGCACGACGCAGTGACCGGGTCAAGCGCGACGAGGTTTTGATACCGCATATCAAGCGTGTCTGGAATGACAACCTCAAGGTCTATGGTGCCGATAAAGTCTGGAAGCAGATGAACCGGGAAGCCATCCCTGTGGCCCGCTGTACCGTGGAACGGCTCATGAGATTTCTGGGCCTTCAGGGTGCCCGTCGCGGCAAGACGATGCGTACCACCGTCCCGGATCAGTCAGTGCCGTGCCCGCTGGATCGGGTCAACCGGCAGTTTGTCGCCGACCGTCCGGACCAGCTCTGGGTATCGGACTTTACCTACGTTTCCACTTGGCAAGGCTGGTTGTATGTGGCTTTCGTTGTGGATGTCTTCGCCCGCCATATTGTGGGTTGGCGCGTCAGTCGCACGATGAACACGGATTTCGTACTCGATGCTCTGGAGCAGGCACTCTACGCCCGTCAGCCCGACAAGTCAGAGGACTTGATTCATCACTCCGACAGGGGATCACAGTATGTGTCGATCCGTTACACGGAACGCCTGGCCGAAGCAGGCATCGATCCATCGGTAGGCAGCAAAGGCGACAGTTACGATAACGCCCTCGCTGAAACCATCAACGGCTTGTACAAAGCAGAATTGATCCACCGGCGCGGCCCCTGGAAATCCATGGAATCCGTTGAGCTGGCGACGCTGGAATGGGTATCTTGGTTCAACCACCAACGGCTGATGGAGCCACTGGGGTATATCCCGCCGGCAGAAGCTGAGGCAAACTACTATCGGCAACTTAACAGTCAGGCCGCTATGGCAGCGTGACTTAAACTAACGGGCCTCCGCGATACGCGGGGCGGTTCACCCGACCTTCCCACGTGGGGCCGAGAGCATCGACCTGCCGCTCCCAGACTTATTCAACAGTCAGCCTACGGGTGGTGACTGGGTGGTGAAAGGTCCGCAACCAGATTACCGCGGAATTCTCGAGATCGCAGAGATTGATGGCCTGACGGGGCCGTGGGTCTTACTTGACGGGTTCCTCGAACAGAACGCTCCCATTGACGACCGACAGGTCTTTACCTTCCTCCGAGGTGTACTCGTGGACAGCGGAGACGTCGAACGTCTGTGCACGTTGTTCACTGGTCTCGAATACCCCGGCAATCACGCCATTCCAGAGGTACCAGGCTACTACTACACCTATGCAGGGGAGATGCCTTTCTCCTCGATTCCGGGAGTGCCTGTCGCTGATGAGGAAGAGGATGACCTTGCCGAATACATGGTGTCCGCTGATTGGTCGTCAAATAATGGCGTCGCGGTCGACATCCCAGTGCAGAAGTACAACTGGGAGAGCTACCACAGTGTGATGAATCAGGACAGCGGTGCGTGCCTGCCCTCTAAGCGGCTCTGTGAGGCTTTGAGTCTCAGGTACTGCGCCAATAAATGGGACTTGCATGATGCTTCAGGCGTGGCGTCCCTGTACCGCGAAATCGGTGAGTATGATTCGCAGATCAGTGGTTCTTTCAGCTATCTACGTCGTGACATTCTTGACATTTACTTGACGCAGTCCGGCAAGGCGCTGGTGTGGCTCATGTGGGGAGAGCGTGGTTTTCATCACCGTTCAGCCGAAGCGCACAACCTGAACGAGTACTATGAGAACCACCAGCATATTCACAAGCGTACTCACGTCTATCAGCCCGCTTCGAGCATTCAATCGTAGGCTAAATCAGGGAGGGCGCGTCGCCCTTCTTGGACGCAGTAGACGTTTATGCAGTGCGTGGAACCGGCAGCGGATTCAATATTCGGTATGGATGCGCGGTTCGGCGGCCTGACCAGGTCGAGGTACGTTAAAATTATCGTCTAGAATGTCAGCTATCCGGCGAACCATTTTCTAGTACGACCTGAGAATAAAGTAAGTTAATATCGCCGGTGCCAGCTCTCTAACCGCATCGGACTTGAGTATGTCGTACAAGCGGTCAGCATGCCTTTGAGAGAAGCAATCTTACGCCCCTTCAGAGGCATGCTATTCGAGAGAGGGGAGGGAACCCCCAAACGGTACACTACCGGTACACACATCAGCTTCGTGTGCTATCCTCAGCTTTCGCTAAGCTACTGATTCCAAAGAACTGTACCTTACGCTAT
This window encodes:
- a CDS encoding DUF6375 family protein — protein: MKIWNGYGSEHSMNLVLIGSFKGAQDAEKVENNIEKLSAQSLKDDSCSITFADPENQRFSDDMLSLLWSLNLHTLGPSELGQLVSDHHFAREGSRITVTTDEADVSAFVKLFIEAGAKVEVFSAHDYPTDSDDAN
- a CDS encoding IS3 family transposase (programmed frameshift), producing the protein MNKSNKFSPEVKERAVRLVQEHRDEYPSLWAAVESIAPKIGCVPQTLLEWVKRAQIDIGERPGTTTAETQRMKDLERENKELRRANDILRTASGFFRPGGARPQAEVVNTYIDQHRDTYGVEPICKVLQIAPSAYRRHAARQRNPARRSDRVKRDEVLIPHIKRVWNDNLKVYGADKVWKQMNREAIPVARCTVERLMRFLGLQGARRGKTMRTTVPDQSVPCPLDRVNRQFVADRPDQLWVSDFTYVSTWQGWLYVAFVVDVFARHIVGWRVSRTMNTDFVLDALEQALYARQPDKSEDLIHHSDRGSQYVSIRYTERLAEAGIDPSVGSKGDSYDNALAETINGLYKAELIHRRGPWKSMESVELATLEWVSWFNHQRLMEPLGYIPPAEAEANYYRQLNSQAAMAA